From Vitis vinifera cultivar Pinot Noir 40024 chromosome 5, ASM3070453v1, the proteins below share one genomic window:
- the LOC100249451 gene encoding RING-H2 finger protein ATL16: protein MDLVSTDSSIHGSQAFSPIKSQASSVLPSPSHSSDTSFPIIAIAVIGILATAFLLVSYYIFVIKCCLNWHRIDLLRRFSFSRSRHPEDPLMVYSPAIESRGLDESVIRSIPIFQFRKGGGREFGERSHCECAVCLNEFQEEEKLRIIPNCSHIFHIDCIDVWLQSNANCPLCRTSISTTPRFPVHQIIAPSSSPQDPSPYANNYIGGDEDFVVIELGNDSSADSSLLRPPERLNSRELSAPSISPSPRKLEQRIVPKKARKFHHVASMGDECIDTRGKDDQFSIQPIRRSFSMDSSNDRQLYLAIQEILQQNRPVSDFSPSEGCSSRFRRSFFSFGHGRGSRSAVLPIPMDP from the coding sequence ATGGATCTTGTGAGCACAGACTCCTCCATCCATGGATCACAAGCCTTTTCTCCCATCAAAAGCCAGGCGAGCTCAGTGCTTCCTTCTCCCTCTCATTCCTCGGACACCAGTTTCCCCATTATAGCCATTGCCGTAATAGGAATCCTGGCCACTGCTTTCTTGCTGGTGAGCTACTACATCTTTGTAATCAAATGCTGCCTCAATTGGCACCGGATTGATCTGCTGAGACGATTTTCTTTCTCAAGGAGTCGGCACCCGGAAGACCCTTTAATGGTGTACTCCCCAGCAATCGAGAGTCGAGGCCTGGACGAGTCAGTCATCAGATCAATCCCAATATTCCAGTTCAGGAAAGGAGGTGGCAGAGAGTTTGGAGAAAGAAGCCATTGCGAGTGTGCGGTTTGCTTGAATGAGTTTCAAGAAGAAGAGAAGCTAAGAATCATACCAAACTGCAGTCACATATTTCATATAGATTGCATAGACGTGTGGCTTCAAAGCAATGCTAATTGCCCACTTTGCAGAACAAGCATTTCAACCACACCCCGGTTTCCTGTTCACCAAATCATTGCTCCTAGCTCTTCCCCCCAAGATCCAAGCCCCTACGCCAATAATTACATAGGAGGGGATGAAGATTTTGTAGTAATTGAATTGGGAAATGATAGTTCTGCTGATTCATCACTGCTTAGGCCACCAGAAAGACTGAATTCCAGAGAGTTATCTGCGCCATCAATTAGTCCATCACCTAGGAAGCTAGAGCAGAGAATTGTGCCTAAAAAGGCAAGGAAGTTTCATCATGTTGCAAGCATGGGTGATGAGTGCATTGACACTAGAGGCAAAGATGATCAGTTCTCAATCCAACCCATCAGGAGGTCTTTTTCAATGGACTCATCCAACGACAGGCAGCTGTATTTAGCAATTCAAGAGATTTTGCAACAGAACAGGCCTGTCAGTGACTTCAGCCCTAGTGAAGGTTGCAGCAGCAGATTCCGAAgatcattcttttcttttggcCATGGAAGGGGATCCAGAAGTGCAGTCCTGCCAATTCCTATGGACCCATAG